In the Hordeum vulgare subsp. vulgare chromosome 7H, MorexV3_pseudomolecules_assembly, whole genome shotgun sequence genome, one interval contains:
- the LOC123413583 gene encoding putative acyl-activating enzyme 19 isoform X2 → MAAEEPCCISHAFDRAARRDPARLAVVHAVANGERRFACGDLLSAVSSLSRRISAALPRPSTDHRGDDGSPSCSDRHGRGAGATPRVVGLYASPSAEYVAAVLAVLRCGEAFLPLDPSWPEDRVRSAVSASNAALVVSAGVSNEDDVLKGCPCPVLRFSGEIRQGLYDGEVGIGGDGLAWPWERRRPREFCYVMFTSGSTGRPKGVCGTEKGLLNRFLWMQRRNPLCSDDVLLFKTSVSFVDHLQEFLSAVLTSTTLVIPPIDWRANPTSLATLIKAYRISRMTIVPSLMEIILPTLEKNISCGYNSLKILVFSGEILSLVLWKRVREIMPETTIINLYGTTEVSGDCTFFDCKDLPAILEHEEITSVPIGFPIANCEVFLMTHAGMADEGEICVSGACLFNGYLAEFLRSNHTEGSEGSTYYKTGDYARRLKAGELVFLGRKDRTVKIYGQRFSLEEIESTLKEHPDVSDAAVTFQSKGSPNYKAYLVFRNNDEIVEGRPQYREVNSSQDIMASIRSWLIKKVPPAMIPSFFLPMKSLPLTSSGKVDYFKLSSLECALEPCEMEQIDSGSGPVNPHLEVIKKAFCDALLVDEVSEFDDFFTLGGNSISAAHAAHKLDIDMRLLYIYPTPSKLLHALVMEHNNSVSPTDEPHPKKGLNGSASIQRLFDSIAANTNDSFHEGKAQINGKRAHYHIAGSYGNGTDGQLSKYPFSPNDRYQASDLNLDTCLKDRNSVMGSQWILNFCLQKKWSIGRSNRFMHDYEGKLLLEDCCSYVSCNKRGYLQELWNIPLDSCVDASPLLVLNNGMMNIFIGSHSHLFLCIDGCNGSVRWSVKLEGRVECSAAITGDFSEVVVGCYKGNIYFHDMLTGKLSWTVQTDGEVKMQPVVDRTKNLIWCGSYDHHLYALNYKDRSCAYKVSCGGSIYGSPAVDMAQNMIYAGCTSGLVTAISLEVPSFRIVWQYEAGAPMFSSLAFDHQSGNVICCLVNGLVIALNSHGTVVWKATVGGPIFAGACVSSALPSQALIPSRDGSLYSFDTASGDLLWSYDAGDPITASAFVDEVLASTPSGSSERFICICTSSGKIRVLGIRTDAEQEKDGYSVQEFTAMDLPGDIFSSPLMVGGRIFVGCRDDRLHCLSIASHP, encoded by the exons atgGCGGCGGAGGAGCCGTGCTGCATCTCGCACGCCTTCGACCGCGCCGCGCGCCGGGACCCCGCCCGACTCGCCGTAGTCCACGCAGTGGCCAACGGCGAGCGCCGCTTCGCCTGCGGCGACCTCCTATCCGCCGTCTCCTCGCTCTCCCGCCGCATCTCCGCCGCGCTTCCTCGCCCTTCCACCGACCACCGCGGTGACGACGGATCCCCAA GCTGCTCGGATCGacacgggagaggcgccggcgcgaCGCCTAGGGTGGTGGGGTTGTACGCCTCGCCGTCGGCGGAGTACGTAGCCGCCGTCCTCGCCGTGCTCAGGTGCGGGGAGGCGTTCCTGCCGCTGGACCCCTCGTGGCCGGAGGACAGGGTCCGGTCAGCTGTCTCTGCCTCTAATGCGGCGCTAGTCGTGTCGGCAGGGGTCTCGAATGAAGACGATGTTCTTAAGGGCTGCCCTTGCCCTGTTCTGCGATTCAGCGGAGAAATCCGGCAAGGGTTATATGATGGAGAGGTTGGGATTGGTGGAGATGGGCTTGCCTGGCCGTGGGAGCGTCGGAGGCCACGGGAGTTCTGCTACGTGATGTTCACGTCCGGTTCTACCGGAAGACCCAAAGGGGTTTGTGGAACGGAGAAAG GTCTCCTGAATCGCTTTTTGTGGATGCAAAGAAGGAATCCTTTGTGTTCGGACGATGTGTTGTTGTTTAAGACATCTGTCAGCTTTGTTGACCATCTTCAGGAGTTTCTTTCTGCTGTGTTGACTAGCACAACACTGGTCATTCCCCCCATTGATTGGAGAGCTAATCCAACATCATTGGCCACCTTGATTAAG GCATATCGTATATCAAGGATGACTATAGTTCCGTCGCTGATGGAGATAATACTACCTACCCTGGAGAAAAATATTTCATGTGGATATAACTCTCTTAAGATCCTGGTATTTAGTGGGGAGATTCTGTCCTTGGTGCTTTGGAAGAGGGTCCGTGAAATTATGCCAGAGACTACTATCATAAATTTGTACGGAACAACAGAG GTTTCTGGTGATTGCACATTCTTTGATTGCAAAGATCTGCCTGCaattttagagcatgaagaaataaCCAGTGTACCGATTGGATTTCCTATAGCAAATTGTGAAGTTTTTCTTATGACGCATGCTGGGATGGCAGATGAAGGTGAAATTTGTGTCAGTGGAGCATGTTTATTCAATGGTTATTTAGCTGAGTTTCTTAGGAGTAATCACACTGAAGGCAGTGAAGGTTCAACATACTACAAAACGGGTGATTATGCTCGACGGCTGAAGGCTGGTGAACTTGTTTTCCTTGGGAGAAAGGACCGTACGGTCAAAATTTATGGGCAGCGTTTTTCACTAGAGGAGATAGAATCCACATTAAAGGAACATCCTGATGTCAGTGATGCTGCAGTTACTTTCCAAAGTAAAGGGTCTCCAAATTACAAGGCATACCTGGTGTTTAGGAATAATGATGAAATTGTGGAAGGCCGCCCGCAGTATAGAGAAGTAAATTCTTCTCAAGATATCATGGCATCAATTCGAAGTTGGCTCATTAAGAAGGTTCCACCAGCTATGATTCCAAGCTTCTTTCTTCCAATGAAGTCCTTACCTTTGACTTCGTCAGGAAAGGTTGACTATTTCAAGTTATCAAGTTTGGAGTGTGCATTGGAACCATGTGAAATGGAGCAAATTGACTCTGGAAGTGGTCCAGTTAATCCACATTTAGAAGTTATTAAAAAG GCATTTTGTGACGCCCTGCTTGTTGATGAAGTTTCTGAGTTTGATGATTTTTTCACTTTGGGTGGTAACTCAATTTCTGCCGCTCATGCAGCCCACAAGTTGGACATTGACATGAGACTGCTTTATATCTATCCAACCCCTTCTAAGCTTTTGCATGCTTTAGTTATGGAGCATAATAATTCAGTTTCTCCTACTGATGAGCCTCACCCTAAGAAGGGATTGAATGGATCTGCAAGCATACAGAGACTGTTTGACTCAATTGCTGCAAATACGAATGACAGTTTTCATGAAGGCAAAGCACAGATAAATGGAAAGCGTGCACATTATCACATTGCAGGGAGTTATGGAAATGGAACAGATGGCCAGCTTAGCAAATATCCATTCTCTCCTAATGATAGATACCAGGCAAGTGACCTCAACTTGGATACATGCTTGAAGGACAGAAACAGTGTCATGGGGAGCCAGTGGATCCTGAACTTTTGTTTACAAAAAAAGTGGTCTATTGGGCGTAGCAACAGATTTATGCATGACTATGAAGGGAAGTTGCTACTTGAAGATTGTTGCTCATATGTTTCATGCAACAAAAGAGGTTATCTTCAGGAACTTTGGAACATTCCTTTGGATTCATGTGTTGATGCCTCACCTTTGCTTGTCCTGAACAATGGGATGATGAACATATTTATTGGGTCCCATTCACATTTATTTCTCTGCATTGATGGTTGCAA TGGTTCAGTGAGGTGGAGTGTCAAATTGGAAGGACGTGTGGAGTGTTCTGCTGCTATAACTGGTGATTTTTCAGAG GTTGTGGTTGGATGTTATAAAGGgaatatttactttcatgatatgTTGACTGGTAAACTGTCGTGGACAGTTCAAACAGATGGAGAG GTAAAAATGCAACCAGTTGTTGACAGGACAAAGAATTTAATATG GTGTGGCTCTTATGACCATCATTTGTATGCACTAAATTACAAAGATCGTTCCTGCGCTTACAAAGTATCTTGTGGTGGAAGCATATATGGTTCTCCTGCTGTGGACATG GCACAAAACATGATCTATGCTGGATGTACCAGTGGCCTTGTGACTGCAATATCCCTTGAG GTTCCATCATTCAGGATAGTTTGGCAATATGAAGCTGGGGCACCAATGTTCAGTTCTCTTGCCTTCGATCATCAGAGTGGAAATG TTATTTGTTGCTTGGTGAACGGTCTGGTGATTGCATTGAACTCGCATGGTACTGTTGTCTGGAAG GCAACTGTTGGTGGTCCTATTTTTGCTGGTGCGTGTGTGTCATCTGCCCTTCCTTCTCAG GCGCTGATACCTTCCCGTGATGGAAGTTTATACTCTTTTGATACT GCATCTGGTGATCTTCTTTGGTCATATGACGCCGGCGACCCAATTACTGCATCTGCTTTTGTGGATGAAGTGTTAGCATCAACGCCATCTGGATCATCAGAGAG ATTTATTTGTATCTGCACAAGCTCTGGGAAGATCCGTGTCCTTGGGATTAGAACTGACGCTGAGCAGGAGAAAGATGGTTACTCTGTGCAAGAGTTTACAGCCATGGATCTTCCTGGAGACATCTTCTCGTCGCCATTGATGGTGGGTGGGCGCATCTTTGTTGGCTGCAGAGATGATCGGCTACATTGTCTCTCGATCGCCTCACATCCATAA
- the LOC123413583 gene encoding putative acyl-activating enzyme 19 isoform X3 gives MAAEEPCCISHAFDRAARRDPARLAVVHAVANGERRFACGDLLSAVSSLSRRISAALPRPSTDHRGDDGSPSCSDRHGRGAGATPRVVGLYASPSAEYVAAVLAVLRCGEAFLPLDPSWPEDRVRSAVSASNAALVVSAGVSNEDDVLKGCPCPVLRFSGEIRQGLYDGEVGIGGDGLAWPWERRRPREFCYVMFTSGSTGRPKGVCGTEKGLLNRFLWMQRRNPLCSDDVLLFKTSVSFVDHLQEFLSAVLTSTTLVIPPIDWRANPTSLATLIKAYRISRMTIVPSLMEIILPTLEKNISCGYNSLKILVFSGEILSLVLWKRVREIMPETTIINLYGTTEVSGDCTFFDCKDLPAILEHEEITSVPIGFPIANCEVFLMTHAGMADEGEICVSGACLFNGYLAEFLRSNHTEGSEGSTYYKTGDYARRLKAGELVFLGRKDRTVKIYGQRFSLEEIESTLKEHPDVSDAAVTFQSKGSPNYKAYLVFRNNDEIVEGRPQYREVNSSQDIMASIRSWLIKKVPPAMIPSFFLPMKSLPLTSSGKVDYFKLSSLECALEPCEMEQIDSGSGPVNPHLEVIKKAFCDALLVDEVSEFDDFFTLGGNSISAAHAAHKLDIDMRLLYIYPTPSKLLHALVMEHNNSVSPTDEPHPKKGLNGSASIQRLFDSIAANTNDSFHEGKAQINGKRAHYHIAGSYGNGTDGQLSKYPFSPNDRYQASDLNLDTCLKDRNSVMGSQWILNFCLQKKWSIGRSNRFMHDYEGKLLLEDCCSYVSCNKRGYLQELWNIPLDSCVDASPLLVLNNGMMNIFIGSHSHLFLCIDGCNGSVRWSVKLEGRVECSAAITGDFSEVVVGCYKGNIYFHDMLTGKLSWTVQTDGEVKMQPVVDRTKNLIWCGSYDHHLYALNYKDRSCAYKVSCGGSIYGSPAVDMAQNMIYAGCTSGLVTAISLEQVPSFRIVWQYEAGAPMFSSLAFDHQSGNVICCLVNGLVIALNSHGTVVWKATVGGPIFAGACVSSALPSQFTT, from the exons atgGCGGCGGAGGAGCCGTGCTGCATCTCGCACGCCTTCGACCGCGCCGCGCGCCGGGACCCCGCCCGACTCGCCGTAGTCCACGCAGTGGCCAACGGCGAGCGCCGCTTCGCCTGCGGCGACCTCCTATCCGCCGTCTCCTCGCTCTCCCGCCGCATCTCCGCCGCGCTTCCTCGCCCTTCCACCGACCACCGCGGTGACGACGGATCCCCAA GCTGCTCGGATCGacacgggagaggcgccggcgcgaCGCCTAGGGTGGTGGGGTTGTACGCCTCGCCGTCGGCGGAGTACGTAGCCGCCGTCCTCGCCGTGCTCAGGTGCGGGGAGGCGTTCCTGCCGCTGGACCCCTCGTGGCCGGAGGACAGGGTCCGGTCAGCTGTCTCTGCCTCTAATGCGGCGCTAGTCGTGTCGGCAGGGGTCTCGAATGAAGACGATGTTCTTAAGGGCTGCCCTTGCCCTGTTCTGCGATTCAGCGGAGAAATCCGGCAAGGGTTATATGATGGAGAGGTTGGGATTGGTGGAGATGGGCTTGCCTGGCCGTGGGAGCGTCGGAGGCCACGGGAGTTCTGCTACGTGATGTTCACGTCCGGTTCTACCGGAAGACCCAAAGGGGTTTGTGGAACGGAGAAAG GTCTCCTGAATCGCTTTTTGTGGATGCAAAGAAGGAATCCTTTGTGTTCGGACGATGTGTTGTTGTTTAAGACATCTGTCAGCTTTGTTGACCATCTTCAGGAGTTTCTTTCTGCTGTGTTGACTAGCACAACACTGGTCATTCCCCCCATTGATTGGAGAGCTAATCCAACATCATTGGCCACCTTGATTAAG GCATATCGTATATCAAGGATGACTATAGTTCCGTCGCTGATGGAGATAATACTACCTACCCTGGAGAAAAATATTTCATGTGGATATAACTCTCTTAAGATCCTGGTATTTAGTGGGGAGATTCTGTCCTTGGTGCTTTGGAAGAGGGTCCGTGAAATTATGCCAGAGACTACTATCATAAATTTGTACGGAACAACAGAG GTTTCTGGTGATTGCACATTCTTTGATTGCAAAGATCTGCCTGCaattttagagcatgaagaaataaCCAGTGTACCGATTGGATTTCCTATAGCAAATTGTGAAGTTTTTCTTATGACGCATGCTGGGATGGCAGATGAAGGTGAAATTTGTGTCAGTGGAGCATGTTTATTCAATGGTTATTTAGCTGAGTTTCTTAGGAGTAATCACACTGAAGGCAGTGAAGGTTCAACATACTACAAAACGGGTGATTATGCTCGACGGCTGAAGGCTGGTGAACTTGTTTTCCTTGGGAGAAAGGACCGTACGGTCAAAATTTATGGGCAGCGTTTTTCACTAGAGGAGATAGAATCCACATTAAAGGAACATCCTGATGTCAGTGATGCTGCAGTTACTTTCCAAAGTAAAGGGTCTCCAAATTACAAGGCATACCTGGTGTTTAGGAATAATGATGAAATTGTGGAAGGCCGCCCGCAGTATAGAGAAGTAAATTCTTCTCAAGATATCATGGCATCAATTCGAAGTTGGCTCATTAAGAAGGTTCCACCAGCTATGATTCCAAGCTTCTTTCTTCCAATGAAGTCCTTACCTTTGACTTCGTCAGGAAAGGTTGACTATTTCAAGTTATCAAGTTTGGAGTGTGCATTGGAACCATGTGAAATGGAGCAAATTGACTCTGGAAGTGGTCCAGTTAATCCACATTTAGAAGTTATTAAAAAG GCATTTTGTGACGCCCTGCTTGTTGATGAAGTTTCTGAGTTTGATGATTTTTTCACTTTGGGTGGTAACTCAATTTCTGCCGCTCATGCAGCCCACAAGTTGGACATTGACATGAGACTGCTTTATATCTATCCAACCCCTTCTAAGCTTTTGCATGCTTTAGTTATGGAGCATAATAATTCAGTTTCTCCTACTGATGAGCCTCACCCTAAGAAGGGATTGAATGGATCTGCAAGCATACAGAGACTGTTTGACTCAATTGCTGCAAATACGAATGACAGTTTTCATGAAGGCAAAGCACAGATAAATGGAAAGCGTGCACATTATCACATTGCAGGGAGTTATGGAAATGGAACAGATGGCCAGCTTAGCAAATATCCATTCTCTCCTAATGATAGATACCAGGCAAGTGACCTCAACTTGGATACATGCTTGAAGGACAGAAACAGTGTCATGGGGAGCCAGTGGATCCTGAACTTTTGTTTACAAAAAAAGTGGTCTATTGGGCGTAGCAACAGATTTATGCATGACTATGAAGGGAAGTTGCTACTTGAAGATTGTTGCTCATATGTTTCATGCAACAAAAGAGGTTATCTTCAGGAACTTTGGAACATTCCTTTGGATTCATGTGTTGATGCCTCACCTTTGCTTGTCCTGAACAATGGGATGATGAACATATTTATTGGGTCCCATTCACATTTATTTCTCTGCATTGATGGTTGCAA TGGTTCAGTGAGGTGGAGTGTCAAATTGGAAGGACGTGTGGAGTGTTCTGCTGCTATAACTGGTGATTTTTCAGAG GTTGTGGTTGGATGTTATAAAGGgaatatttactttcatgatatgTTGACTGGTAAACTGTCGTGGACAGTTCAAACAGATGGAGAG GTAAAAATGCAACCAGTTGTTGACAGGACAAAGAATTTAATATG GTGTGGCTCTTATGACCATCATTTGTATGCACTAAATTACAAAGATCGTTCCTGCGCTTACAAAGTATCTTGTGGTGGAAGCATATATGGTTCTCCTGCTGTGGACATG GCACAAAACATGATCTATGCTGGATGTACCAGTGGCCTTGTGACTGCAATATCCCTTGAG CAGGTTCCATCATTCAGGATAGTTTGGCAATATGAAGCTGGGGCACCAATGTTCAGTTCTCTTGCCTTCGATCATCAGAGTGGAAATG TTATTTGTTGCTTGGTGAACGGTCTGGTGATTGCATTGAACTCGCATGGTACTGTTGTCTGGAAG GCAACTGTTGGTGGTCCTATTTTTGCTGGTGCGTGTGTGTCATCTGCCCTTCCTTCTCAG TTCACAACTTGA
- the LOC123413583 gene encoding putative acyl-activating enzyme 19 isoform X1, whose translation MAAEEPCCISHAFDRAARRDPARLAVVHAVANGERRFACGDLLSAVSSLSRRISAALPRPSTDHRGDDGSPSCSDRHGRGAGATPRVVGLYASPSAEYVAAVLAVLRCGEAFLPLDPSWPEDRVRSAVSASNAALVVSAGVSNEDDVLKGCPCPVLRFSGEIRQGLYDGEVGIGGDGLAWPWERRRPREFCYVMFTSGSTGRPKGVCGTEKGLLNRFLWMQRRNPLCSDDVLLFKTSVSFVDHLQEFLSAVLTSTTLVIPPIDWRANPTSLATLIKAYRISRMTIVPSLMEIILPTLEKNISCGYNSLKILVFSGEILSLVLWKRVREIMPETTIINLYGTTEVSGDCTFFDCKDLPAILEHEEITSVPIGFPIANCEVFLMTHAGMADEGEICVSGACLFNGYLAEFLRSNHTEGSEGSTYYKTGDYARRLKAGELVFLGRKDRTVKIYGQRFSLEEIESTLKEHPDVSDAAVTFQSKGSPNYKAYLVFRNNDEIVEGRPQYREVNSSQDIMASIRSWLIKKVPPAMIPSFFLPMKSLPLTSSGKVDYFKLSSLECALEPCEMEQIDSGSGPVNPHLEVIKKAFCDALLVDEVSEFDDFFTLGGNSISAAHAAHKLDIDMRLLYIYPTPSKLLHALVMEHNNSVSPTDEPHPKKGLNGSASIQRLFDSIAANTNDSFHEGKAQINGKRAHYHIAGSYGNGTDGQLSKYPFSPNDRYQASDLNLDTCLKDRNSVMGSQWILNFCLQKKWSIGRSNRFMHDYEGKLLLEDCCSYVSCNKRGYLQELWNIPLDSCVDASPLLVLNNGMMNIFIGSHSHLFLCIDGCNGSVRWSVKLEGRVECSAAITGDFSEVVVGCYKGNIYFHDMLTGKLSWTVQTDGEVKMQPVVDRTKNLIWCGSYDHHLYALNYKDRSCAYKVSCGGSIYGSPAVDMAQNMIYAGCTSGLVTAISLEQVPSFRIVWQYEAGAPMFSSLAFDHQSGNVICCLVNGLVIALNSHGTVVWKATVGGPIFAGACVSSALPSQALIPSRDGSLYSFDTASGDLLWSYDAGDPITASAFVDEVLASTPSGSSERFICICTSSGKIRVLGIRTDAEQEKDGYSVQEFTAMDLPGDIFSSPLMTYPGKLFCLVANRRTSGDDGPSSLMF comes from the exons atgGCGGCGGAGGAGCCGTGCTGCATCTCGCACGCCTTCGACCGCGCCGCGCGCCGGGACCCCGCCCGACTCGCCGTAGTCCACGCAGTGGCCAACGGCGAGCGCCGCTTCGCCTGCGGCGACCTCCTATCCGCCGTCTCCTCGCTCTCCCGCCGCATCTCCGCCGCGCTTCCTCGCCCTTCCACCGACCACCGCGGTGACGACGGATCCCCAA GCTGCTCGGATCGacacgggagaggcgccggcgcgaCGCCTAGGGTGGTGGGGTTGTACGCCTCGCCGTCGGCGGAGTACGTAGCCGCCGTCCTCGCCGTGCTCAGGTGCGGGGAGGCGTTCCTGCCGCTGGACCCCTCGTGGCCGGAGGACAGGGTCCGGTCAGCTGTCTCTGCCTCTAATGCGGCGCTAGTCGTGTCGGCAGGGGTCTCGAATGAAGACGATGTTCTTAAGGGCTGCCCTTGCCCTGTTCTGCGATTCAGCGGAGAAATCCGGCAAGGGTTATATGATGGAGAGGTTGGGATTGGTGGAGATGGGCTTGCCTGGCCGTGGGAGCGTCGGAGGCCACGGGAGTTCTGCTACGTGATGTTCACGTCCGGTTCTACCGGAAGACCCAAAGGGGTTTGTGGAACGGAGAAAG GTCTCCTGAATCGCTTTTTGTGGATGCAAAGAAGGAATCCTTTGTGTTCGGACGATGTGTTGTTGTTTAAGACATCTGTCAGCTTTGTTGACCATCTTCAGGAGTTTCTTTCTGCTGTGTTGACTAGCACAACACTGGTCATTCCCCCCATTGATTGGAGAGCTAATCCAACATCATTGGCCACCTTGATTAAG GCATATCGTATATCAAGGATGACTATAGTTCCGTCGCTGATGGAGATAATACTACCTACCCTGGAGAAAAATATTTCATGTGGATATAACTCTCTTAAGATCCTGGTATTTAGTGGGGAGATTCTGTCCTTGGTGCTTTGGAAGAGGGTCCGTGAAATTATGCCAGAGACTACTATCATAAATTTGTACGGAACAACAGAG GTTTCTGGTGATTGCACATTCTTTGATTGCAAAGATCTGCCTGCaattttagagcatgaagaaataaCCAGTGTACCGATTGGATTTCCTATAGCAAATTGTGAAGTTTTTCTTATGACGCATGCTGGGATGGCAGATGAAGGTGAAATTTGTGTCAGTGGAGCATGTTTATTCAATGGTTATTTAGCTGAGTTTCTTAGGAGTAATCACACTGAAGGCAGTGAAGGTTCAACATACTACAAAACGGGTGATTATGCTCGACGGCTGAAGGCTGGTGAACTTGTTTTCCTTGGGAGAAAGGACCGTACGGTCAAAATTTATGGGCAGCGTTTTTCACTAGAGGAGATAGAATCCACATTAAAGGAACATCCTGATGTCAGTGATGCTGCAGTTACTTTCCAAAGTAAAGGGTCTCCAAATTACAAGGCATACCTGGTGTTTAGGAATAATGATGAAATTGTGGAAGGCCGCCCGCAGTATAGAGAAGTAAATTCTTCTCAAGATATCATGGCATCAATTCGAAGTTGGCTCATTAAGAAGGTTCCACCAGCTATGATTCCAAGCTTCTTTCTTCCAATGAAGTCCTTACCTTTGACTTCGTCAGGAAAGGTTGACTATTTCAAGTTATCAAGTTTGGAGTGTGCATTGGAACCATGTGAAATGGAGCAAATTGACTCTGGAAGTGGTCCAGTTAATCCACATTTAGAAGTTATTAAAAAG GCATTTTGTGACGCCCTGCTTGTTGATGAAGTTTCTGAGTTTGATGATTTTTTCACTTTGGGTGGTAACTCAATTTCTGCCGCTCATGCAGCCCACAAGTTGGACATTGACATGAGACTGCTTTATATCTATCCAACCCCTTCTAAGCTTTTGCATGCTTTAGTTATGGAGCATAATAATTCAGTTTCTCCTACTGATGAGCCTCACCCTAAGAAGGGATTGAATGGATCTGCAAGCATACAGAGACTGTTTGACTCAATTGCTGCAAATACGAATGACAGTTTTCATGAAGGCAAAGCACAGATAAATGGAAAGCGTGCACATTATCACATTGCAGGGAGTTATGGAAATGGAACAGATGGCCAGCTTAGCAAATATCCATTCTCTCCTAATGATAGATACCAGGCAAGTGACCTCAACTTGGATACATGCTTGAAGGACAGAAACAGTGTCATGGGGAGCCAGTGGATCCTGAACTTTTGTTTACAAAAAAAGTGGTCTATTGGGCGTAGCAACAGATTTATGCATGACTATGAAGGGAAGTTGCTACTTGAAGATTGTTGCTCATATGTTTCATGCAACAAAAGAGGTTATCTTCAGGAACTTTGGAACATTCCTTTGGATTCATGTGTTGATGCCTCACCTTTGCTTGTCCTGAACAATGGGATGATGAACATATTTATTGGGTCCCATTCACATTTATTTCTCTGCATTGATGGTTGCAA TGGTTCAGTGAGGTGGAGTGTCAAATTGGAAGGACGTGTGGAGTGTTCTGCTGCTATAACTGGTGATTTTTCAGAG GTTGTGGTTGGATGTTATAAAGGgaatatttactttcatgatatgTTGACTGGTAAACTGTCGTGGACAGTTCAAACAGATGGAGAG GTAAAAATGCAACCAGTTGTTGACAGGACAAAGAATTTAATATG GTGTGGCTCTTATGACCATCATTTGTATGCACTAAATTACAAAGATCGTTCCTGCGCTTACAAAGTATCTTGTGGTGGAAGCATATATGGTTCTCCTGCTGTGGACATG GCACAAAACATGATCTATGCTGGATGTACCAGTGGCCTTGTGACTGCAATATCCCTTGAG CAGGTTCCATCATTCAGGATAGTTTGGCAATATGAAGCTGGGGCACCAATGTTCAGTTCTCTTGCCTTCGATCATCAGAGTGGAAATG TTATTTGTTGCTTGGTGAACGGTCTGGTGATTGCATTGAACTCGCATGGTACTGTTGTCTGGAAG GCAACTGTTGGTGGTCCTATTTTTGCTGGTGCGTGTGTGTCATCTGCCCTTCCTTCTCAG GCGCTGATACCTTCCCGTGATGGAAGTTTATACTCTTTTGATACT GCATCTGGTGATCTTCTTTGGTCATATGACGCCGGCGACCCAATTACTGCATCTGCTTTTGTGGATGAAGTGTTAGCATCAACGCCATCTGGATCATCAGAGAG ATTTATTTGTATCTGCACAAGCTCTGGGAAGATCCGTGTCCTTGGGATTAGAACTGACGCTGAGCAGGAGAAAGATGGTTACTCTGTGCAAGAGTTTACAGCCATGGATCTTCCTGGAGACATCTTCTCGTCGCCATTGATG ACATATCCAGGCAAACTGTTTTGCTTAGTGGCCAATAGAAGAACTAGTGGTGATGATGGCCCGAGCAGTttgatgttttga